From Streptomyces fungicidicus, one genomic window encodes:
- a CDS encoding acyl-CoA dehydrogenase, with amino-acid sequence MGHYKSNLRDIEFNLFEVLGRDKLYGTGPFEEMDVDTAKSILDELTRLAENELAESFTDADRNPPVFDPETSTAPVPASFKKSYQAFMDSEYWRLGLPEGIGGTTAPPSLIWAYAELILGANPAVWMYSSGPAFAGILHDEGNETQKQIARIAVEKQWGSTMVLTEPDAGSDVGAGRTKAVQQEDGSWHIEGVKRFITSGEHDMSENILHYVLARPEGAGPGTKGLSLFLVPKHLFDFETGELGERNGVYATNVEHKMGLKASNTCEMTFGDRHPAKGWLIGDKHDGIRQMFRIIEFARMMVGTKAISTLSTGYLNALEYAKERVQGPDLANFMDKTAPKVTITHHPDVRRSLMTQKAYAEGMRALVLHTASVQDAIALKEAAGEDARTEHALNDLLLPIVKGYGSEKGYEQLAQSLQTFGGSGFLQEYPIEQYIRDSKIDTLYEGTTAIQGQDFFFRKIVRNQGAALNSLAEDIKKFLALAEGGEDLGTARDHLAKAAVELEAIVGLMLTDLAATEKDVKNIYKVGLNTTRLLMASGDVIVGYLLLRGAAIAAEKLPTASAKDKAFYTGKIAAAKFFAANVLPGVTLARKIAEGVELDLMELDEAAF; translated from the coding sequence ATGGGGCACTACAAGTCGAATCTCCGCGACATCGAGTTCAACCTCTTCGAGGTGCTCGGGCGCGACAAGCTGTACGGCACGGGTCCGTTCGAGGAGATGGACGTCGACACCGCGAAGAGCATCCTCGACGAGCTGACCCGGCTCGCGGAGAACGAGCTCGCGGAGTCCTTCACGGACGCCGACCGCAACCCGCCCGTCTTCGACCCGGAGACCAGCACCGCGCCGGTCCCGGCGTCCTTCAAGAAGAGCTACCAGGCCTTCATGGACTCCGAGTACTGGCGCCTGGGCCTGCCCGAGGGCATCGGCGGCACGACCGCTCCCCCGTCGCTGATCTGGGCGTACGCCGAGCTGATCCTGGGCGCCAACCCGGCCGTGTGGATGTACTCCTCCGGTCCGGCCTTCGCCGGGATCCTGCACGACGAGGGCAACGAGACCCAGAAGCAGATCGCCCGGATCGCCGTCGAGAAGCAGTGGGGCTCCACCATGGTCCTCACCGAGCCGGACGCCGGCTCGGACGTGGGCGCCGGCCGCACCAAGGCCGTGCAGCAGGAGGACGGCTCCTGGCACATCGAGGGCGTGAAGCGGTTCATCACCTCCGGTGAGCACGACATGTCGGAGAACATCCTCCACTACGTGCTCGCGCGTCCCGAGGGCGCCGGCCCCGGCACCAAGGGCCTGTCCCTCTTCCTCGTCCCGAAGCACCTCTTCGACTTCGAGACCGGCGAGCTGGGCGAGCGCAACGGCGTCTACGCCACCAACGTCGAGCACAAGATGGGCCTGAAGGCCTCCAACACCTGCGAGATGACGTTCGGCGACCGGCACCCGGCCAAGGGCTGGCTGATCGGCGACAAGCACGACGGCATCCGCCAGATGTTCCGCATCATCGAGTTCGCCCGCATGATGGTCGGCACAAAGGCGATCTCCACGCTGTCGACGGGCTACCTGAACGCGCTGGAGTACGCCAAGGAGCGCGTCCAGGGCCCCGACCTGGCGAACTTCATGGACAAGACCGCGCCCAAGGTCACCATCACCCACCACCCCGACGTGCGCCGCTCGCTGATGACGCAGAAGGCGTACGCGGAGGGCATGCGCGCCCTGGTGCTGCACACGGCGTCGGTGCAGGACGCGATCGCGCTGAAGGAGGCCGCGGGCGAGGACGCCAGGACCGAGCACGCCCTCAACGACCTGCTCCTCCCGATCGTCAAGGGCTACGGCTCCGAGAAGGGCTACGAGCAGCTCGCCCAGTCGCTGCAGACCTTCGGCGGCTCCGGCTTCCTGCAGGAGTACCCGATCGAGCAGTACATCCGGGACTCCAAGATCGACACCCTGTACGAGGGCACCACCGCGATCCAGGGCCAGGACTTCTTCTTCCGGAAGATCGTCCGCAACCAGGGCGCGGCGCTGAACTCGCTCGCCGAGGACATCAAGAAGTTCCTGGCGCTCGCCGAGGGCGGCGAGGACCTCGGCACGGCCCGCGACCACCTGGCCAAGGCCGCCGTGGAGCTGGAGGCCATCGTCGGCCTGATGCTCACCGACCTCGCGGCCACCGAGAAGGACGTCAAGAACATCTACAAGGTGGGGCTCAACACCACCCGCCTGCTGATGGCCTCCGGTGACGTGATCGTCGGCTACCTGCTCCTGCGGGGCGCGGCGATCGCCGCCGAGAAGCTCCCGACGGCCTCCGCCAAGGACAAGGCCTTCTACACCGGCAAGATCGCCGCGGCGAAGTTCTTCGCGGCGAACGTCCTCCCCGGCGTCACCCTGGCCCGCAAGATCGCCGAGGGCGTCGAGCTGGACCTGATGGAGCTGGACGAGGCGGCGTTCTAG
- a CDS encoding M18 family aminopeptidase — MSEPPRFDRGHTDDLMSFLAASPTPYHAVANAAERLEKAGFRQVAETDAWDGTTGGKYVLRGGAIVAWYVPEGAAAHTPFRIVGAHTDSPNLRVKPRPDSGAHGWRQVAVEIYGGPLLNSWLDRDLGLAGRLSLRDGSTTLVNVDRPLLRVPQLAIHLDRSVNADGLKLDKQRHTQPVWGLGDDVRDGDLIAFLEETAGLPSGAVTGWDLMVHSVEPPAYLGRDRELVAGPRMDNLLSVHAGTAALAAAAGRGSELSCIPVLAAFDHEENGSQSDTGADGPLLGGVLERSVFARGGSYEDRARAFAGTVCLSSDTGHAVHPNYAERHDPTHHPRVDGGPLLKVNVNNRYATDGSGRAVVAAACEKAGVPFQSFVSNNAMPCGTTIGPITAARHGIRTVDIGVAILSMHSARELCGAKDPFLLANALVAFLEG; from the coding sequence ATGAGCGAACCCCCCCGCTTCGACCGCGGCCACACCGATGATCTGATGTCCTTCCTGGCGGCGAGCCCCACGCCGTACCACGCCGTGGCGAACGCCGCCGAGCGGCTGGAGAAGGCGGGCTTCAGGCAGGTCGCGGAGACGGACGCCTGGGACGGGACCACCGGCGGCAAGTACGTGCTGCGCGGCGGTGCGATCGTCGCCTGGTACGTCCCCGAGGGCGCCGCCGCGCACACCCCCTTCCGGATCGTCGGCGCCCACACCGACTCCCCCAACCTGCGCGTCAAGCCCCGCCCCGACAGCGGCGCGCACGGCTGGCGCCAGGTGGCCGTGGAGATCTACGGCGGTCCGCTGCTCAACTCCTGGCTCGACCGCGACCTCGGCCTGGCCGGCCGGCTGTCGCTGCGCGACGGCTCTACGACACTGGTCAACGTCGACCGCCCCCTGCTGCGAGTCCCCCAGCTCGCCATCCACCTGGACCGCTCGGTCAACGCCGACGGCCTCAAGCTCGACAAGCAGCGGCACACCCAGCCGGTCTGGGGCCTGGGCGACGACGTCCGCGACGGCGACCTCATCGCCTTCCTGGAGGAGACCGCCGGCCTCCCGTCCGGCGCGGTCACCGGCTGGGACCTGATGGTGCACTCCGTCGAGCCGCCCGCCTACCTGGGCCGCGACCGCGAGCTGGTGGCCGGCCCGCGCATGGACAACCTGCTCTCCGTGCACGCCGGCACGGCCGCGCTGGCCGCCGCGGCGGGCCGGGGCTCCGAGCTCTCCTGCATCCCCGTCCTCGCCGCCTTCGACCACGAGGAGAACGGCTCCCAGTCCGACACCGGCGCGGACGGGCCGCTGCTCGGCGGTGTCCTGGAGCGTTCGGTGTTCGCGCGCGGGGGATCGTACGAGGACCGGGCCCGCGCCTTCGCCGGGACCGTCTGCCTGTCCTCCGACACCGGTCACGCCGTGCACCCCAACTACGCGGAGCGGCACGACCCGACGCACCACCCCCGTGTCGACGGCGGCCCCCTGCTCAAGGTCAACGTCAACAACCGCTACGCCACGGACGGTTCCGGCCGGGCGGTGGTCGCGGCGGCCTGCGAGAAGGCCGGCGTCCCGTTCCAGTCCTTCGTCTCCAACAACGCGATGCCGTGCGGCACCACGATCGGTCCGATCACCGCGGCACGGCACGGCATCCGCACCGTCGACATCGGCGTGGCCATCCTGTCGATGCACAGCGCACGCGAACTGTGCGGCGCCAAGGACCCGTTCCTGCTGGCGAACGCGCTCGTCGCGTTCCTTGAGGGCTAG
- the aspS gene encoding aspartate--tRNA ligase: protein MHRYRSHTCGELRASDVGTDVRLSGWLHNRRDLGGILFIDLRDHYGITQLVARPGTEAYEALDKLSKETVVRVDGKVVSRGTENVNAELPTGEVEVEVGAVEVLGAAAPLPFTINAEDGVNEERRLEYRFLDLRRERMHRNILLRTSVISAMRHKMTAMGFNEMATPILSATSPEGARDFVVPSRLNPGRFYALPQAPQQFKQLLMISGFDRYFQIAPCFRDEDARADRSPGEFYQLDVEMSFVEQEDVFQPIEKLMTELFEEFGNGRHVTSPFPRVPFREAMLKYGSDKPDLRAQLELVDITDIFEGSEFKAFAGKHVRALPVPDVSGQPRKFFDQLGDYAVSQGAKGLAWVRVAEDGSLSGPIAKFLTEANVAELTKRLSLAPGHAVFFGAGDFDEVSKIMGAVRVEAAKRAGHFEENVFRFCWIVDFPMYEKDEETGAIDFSHNPFSMPQGGLEALETQDPLDILGWQYDIVCNGVELSSGAIRNHEPEIMLKAFEIAGYEREMVEEKFAGMLRAFRFGAPPHGGIAPGVDRIVMLLADEPNIRETIAFPLNGNAQDLMMGAPTELEEARLRELHLTVRKPQPK, encoded by the coding sequence ATGCATCGGTACAGGTCCCACACCTGCGGCGAGCTCCGCGCCTCTGACGTCGGCACCGACGTCCGGCTGAGTGGCTGGCTGCACAATCGGCGCGACCTGGGCGGCATCCTCTTCATCGATCTGCGCGATCACTACGGCATCACGCAGCTGGTCGCCCGCCCGGGCACCGAGGCGTACGAGGCGCTGGACAAGCTCTCCAAGGAGACCGTGGTCCGCGTCGACGGCAAGGTCGTCTCGCGCGGCACGGAGAACGTCAACGCCGAGCTGCCGACCGGTGAGGTCGAGGTCGAGGTCGGCGCGGTCGAGGTGCTGGGCGCCGCCGCCCCGCTTCCCTTCACCATCAACGCCGAGGACGGCGTCAACGAGGAGCGGCGCCTGGAGTACCGCTTCCTCGACCTGCGCCGCGAGCGCATGCACCGCAACATCCTGCTGCGCACGTCGGTCATCTCGGCGATGCGCCACAAGATGACGGCCATGGGCTTCAACGAGATGGCGACGCCGATCCTGAGCGCCACCTCCCCCGAGGGCGCCCGTGACTTCGTGGTCCCGTCGCGTCTGAACCCGGGCCGGTTCTACGCGCTGCCGCAGGCCCCGCAGCAGTTCAAGCAGCTGCTGATGATCTCCGGCTTCGACCGCTACTTCCAGATCGCGCCCTGCTTCCGCGACGAGGACGCCCGCGCGGACCGCTCGCCGGGCGAGTTCTACCAGCTCGACGTGGAGATGAGCTTCGTCGAGCAGGAGGACGTCTTCCAGCCGATCGAGAAGCTGATGACCGAGCTGTTCGAGGAGTTCGGCAACGGCCGTCATGTGACGTCGCCGTTCCCGCGCGTCCCGTTCCGCGAGGCGATGCTGAAGTACGGCTCCGACAAGCCGGACCTCCGTGCCCAGCTGGAGCTCGTCGACATCACCGACATCTTCGAGGGCTCGGAGTTCAAGGCCTTCGCCGGCAAGCACGTGCGCGCGCTGCCGGTGCCGGACGTCTCCGGCCAGCCCCGCAAGTTCTTCGACCAGCTCGGCGACTACGCGGTCTCCCAGGGCGCGAAGGGCCTGGCGTGGGTGCGCGTCGCCGAGGACGGCTCGCTGAGCGGCCCGATCGCGAAGTTCCTGACGGAGGCGAACGTCGCGGAGCTCACCAAGCGTCTCTCGCTGGCCCCCGGCCACGCGGTGTTCTTCGGCGCGGGCGACTTCGACGAGGTCTCGAAGATCATGGGCGCGGTGCGGGTCGAGGCCGCCAAGCGCGCCGGGCACTTCGAGGAGAACGTCTTCCGCTTCTGCTGGATCGTCGACTTCCCGATGTACGAGAAGGACGAGGAGACCGGCGCGATCGACTTCTCGCACAACCCCTTCTCGATGCCGCAGGGCGGCCTGGAGGCCCTGGAGACCCAGGACCCGTTGGACATCCTGGGCTGGCAGTACGACATCGTCTGCAACGGCGTCGAGCTGTCCTCGGGCGCGATCCGGAACCACGAGCCGGAGATCATGCTCAAGGCGTTCGAGATCGCGGGCTACGAGCGCGAGATGGTCGAGGAGAAGTTCGCGGGCATGCTCCGCGCGTTCCGCTTCGGCGCCCCGCCGCACGGTGGCATCGCGCCGGGTGTCGACCGCATCGTCATGCTGCTCGCCGACGAGCCCAACATCCGCGAGACCATCGCCTTCCCGCTCAACGGCAACGCCCAGGACCTGATGATGGGCGCGCCGACGGAGCTGGAGGAGGCCCGCCTGAGGGAACTCCACCTGACGGTCCGCAAGCCGCAGCCGAAGTAA
- a CDS encoding polysaccharide pyruvyl transferase family protein, with the protein MKHILVRSGKSPFHVASPTEFLQQDLIGTNTGNLLFSDSAHKMLSLPDTEVTSNGIRTDPSARRAAEINEQYDVFVVPLANAFRPGFHTSLDRLSTLIEQLTIPVVVFGVGAQAPDDYDTEWLGPMEASVKRFAAAVLERSASIGVRGELTARYLNDLGFQDVDIIGCPSMFLYGATFPDIRAADLTADSRIAVNLSPDAIPVGDISGIARHAWERYPHLTYYAQHTDDAELLLWGDTTPESGVEDPFPRHLSHPLLRENKVRMPLDPATWIEELRGYDFAYGTRIHGNVAALLAGTPSVVLTHDSRTLELCRYFDIPHRQLAGLPAETDPRALYEDADFSAMLKGHGERFDRIVAFLDRNGLQNTYTHGDGGAAFDARMAELELPASMPVWDGSDDGQMRYRLSRLREQITTAGQRTREQARKQAQENKALRAQLATAEKRADETERKLDTLARELAATRKALSTVERRVTGIDKRLLVRLGPALRRRTRKLSSGAKN; encoded by the coding sequence GTGAAGCACATCCTTGTCCGTTCCGGTAAGAGCCCGTTCCACGTCGCCTCCCCGACAGAATTCCTCCAGCAGGACCTGATCGGCACCAACACGGGCAACCTGCTGTTCAGCGACTCCGCCCACAAGATGCTGTCGCTGCCGGACACCGAGGTGACCTCCAACGGCATCCGCACCGACCCGTCGGCGCGCCGCGCGGCCGAGATCAACGAGCAGTACGACGTCTTCGTCGTTCCTCTCGCCAACGCCTTCCGGCCCGGTTTCCACACTTCTCTGGACCGGCTCTCCACCCTGATCGAGCAGCTCACCATCCCGGTGGTGGTCTTCGGCGTCGGCGCCCAGGCCCCCGACGACTACGACACCGAATGGCTCGGACCGATGGAGGCATCCGTCAAACGCTTCGCCGCCGCCGTCCTGGAGCGCTCCGCCTCCATCGGCGTCCGCGGTGAACTCACCGCCCGTTACCTGAACGACCTCGGCTTCCAGGACGTCGACATCATCGGCTGCCCGTCGATGTTCCTGTACGGCGCGACCTTCCCCGACATCCGCGCCGCGGACCTGACGGCCGACTCCCGCATCGCCGTCAACCTCTCCCCGGACGCGATACCCGTCGGCGACATCTCCGGCATCGCCCGGCACGCCTGGGAGCGCTACCCGCACCTGACGTACTACGCGCAGCACACCGACGACGCCGAGCTGCTGCTCTGGGGCGACACCACGCCCGAGTCGGGCGTGGAGGACCCCTTCCCGCGCCACCTCAGCCACCCGCTGCTGCGTGAGAACAAGGTGCGCATGCCGCTCGACCCGGCGACCTGGATCGAGGAACTGCGCGGATACGACTTCGCCTACGGCACCCGCATCCACGGCAACGTCGCCGCCCTGCTGGCCGGCACCCCGAGCGTCGTCCTCACGCACGACTCCCGCACCCTGGAGCTGTGCCGGTACTTCGACATCCCCCACCGGCAGCTCGCCGGCCTGCCCGCCGAGACGGACCCGCGCGCGCTGTACGAGGACGCCGACTTCTCCGCGATGCTCAAGGGCCACGGCGAGCGGTTCGACCGGATCGTGGCCTTCCTGGACCGCAACGGTCTGCAGAACACCTACACGCACGGCGACGGCGGCGCCGCCTTCGACGCCCGCATGGCCGAGCTGGAGCTGCCCGCGTCCATGCCGGTCTGGGACGGCTCGGACGACGGGCAGATGCGCTACCGCCTCAGCCGGCTGCGCGAGCAGATCACGACGGCCGGACAGCGGACCCGTGAGCAGGCGCGCAAGCAGGCTCAGGAGAACAAGGCGCTGCGCGCCCAGCTCGCCACGGCCGAGAAGCGTGCCGACGAGACCGAGCGGAAGCTCGACACCCTCGCCCGCGAACTGGCCGCCACCCGCAAGGCCCTGAGCACTGTCGAGCGCAGGGTGACCGGCATCGACAAGCGCCTCCTGGTCCGCCTGGGCCCGGCCCTGCGCCGCCGCACCCGCAAACTGTCGAGCGGCGCCAAGAACTGA
- a CDS encoding DUF6458 family protein, with product MGLGGCIILIAVGAILTFATDWDMQGVNLDLVGIIFMIVGLIGVATFSSIARRRRVVVPPATPVVDDPARPHHHTRDGYSDGYGV from the coding sequence ATGGGCCTCGGCGGATGCATCATCCTCATCGCCGTGGGAGCAATCCTCACGTTCGCGACCGACTGGGACATGCAGGGTGTCAACCTTGACCTGGTCGGCATCATCTTCATGATCGTCGGTTTGATCGGCGTCGCGACCTTCAGCAGCATCGCCCGGCGTCGGCGGGTCGTGGTACCCCCCGCCACCCCGGTCGTGGACGACCCCGCCCGCCCGCACCACCACACGCGTGACGGGTACAGCGACGGATACGGCGTCTGA
- a CDS encoding LURP-one-related/scramblase family protein, with product MRFLVRDRILGIGDDYWIEDDHGNKVYLVDGKAMRLRDTFELKDAQGHVLIDIRQKMFALRDTMVIERGGETLATVRRKRLSLLRNHFRVELADGSTELDVSGRIVDREFAVEYDGELLAVVSRRWLHVRETYGVDVVREDADPALLIAVAVCVIHLAEKERGDD from the coding sequence ATGAGATTTCTTGTGCGGGACCGGATCCTCGGGATCGGGGACGACTACTGGATCGAGGACGACCACGGGAACAAGGTCTACCTCGTCGACGGCAAGGCGATGCGGCTGCGGGACACCTTCGAGCTGAAGGACGCCCAGGGCCACGTCCTCATCGACATCCGGCAGAAGATGTTCGCCCTGCGGGACACGATGGTGATCGAGCGGGGCGGGGAGACCCTCGCGACCGTCCGGCGCAAACGGCTGTCGCTGCTGCGCAACCACTTCCGGGTGGAGCTCGCGGACGGCAGCACCGAGCTGGACGTCAGCGGCCGGATCGTGGACCGCGAGTTCGCCGTCGAGTACGACGGCGAACTGCTCGCCGTGGTCTCCCGGCGGTGGCTGCACGTCCGGGAGACCTACGGCGTGGACGTCGTACGGGAGGACGCGGACCCGGCGCTGCTGATCGCGGTGGCGGTGTGCGTGATCCACCTGGCGGAGAAGGAACGGGGGGACGACTGA
- a CDS encoding SseB family protein, whose protein sequence is MYGYDQSTGAQQGYVPPQQQMPGGYGQQAPLYPEPSAPSLADAVRAFTTGQMAAEDFQQVFATSKVYCPRGEGPGFLALHNTQQPVIPMFTSLKELRRYAGKESKYFVITGAEVIDLLPTGYGFVLDMEGEHRMVFDAKAVEQMVEFAMRRMYG, encoded by the coding sequence ATGTACGGCTACGACCAGAGCACCGGGGCACAGCAGGGTTACGTCCCGCCGCAGCAGCAGATGCCGGGCGGGTACGGGCAGCAGGCGCCGCTGTATCCGGAGCCGTCCGCGCCGTCGCTCGCCGACGCGGTGCGCGCGTTCACCACCGGGCAGATGGCGGCCGAGGACTTCCAGCAGGTCTTCGCCACCTCCAAGGTCTACTGCCCGCGCGGCGAGGGCCCCGGATTCCTCGCCCTGCACAACACCCAGCAGCCGGTGATCCCGATGTTCACCTCGCTCAAGGAGCTGCGGCGGTACGCGGGCAAGGAGTCCAAGTACTTCGTGATCACCGGCGCCGAGGTGATCGACCTGCTCCCCACGGGGTACGGCTTCGTCCTCGACATGGAGGGCGAGCACCGGATGGTGTTCGACGCCAAGGCGGTGGAGCAGATGGTCGAGTTCGCGATGCGCCGGATGTACGGCTGA
- a CDS encoding pirin family protein: MPAVTVENPLTLPRVTAPADAQARPVLTVTTAPSGFEGEGFPVRRAFAGINYRHLDPFIMMDQMGEVEYAPGEPKGTPWHPHRGFETVTYIIDGIFDHQDSNGGGGTITNGDTQWMTAGSGLLHIEAPPEQLVMSGGLFHGLQLWVNLPAKDKMMAPRYQDIRSGSVQLLTSPDGGALLRVIAGELDGHEGPGITHTPITMVHATLAPGAEVTLPWREDFNGLAYVMAGRGSVGAERRPVHLGQTAVFGAGGSLTVRADEKQDSHTPDLEVVLLGGRPIREPMAHYGPFVMNTKDELMQAFEDFQKGRLGTVPAVHGMSEAGPSTGDDA, from the coding sequence ATGCCTGCAGTGACCGTCGAGAACCCGTTGACGCTGCCCCGTGTGACCGCGCCCGCCGATGCCCAGGCGCGCCCCGTGCTCACCGTCACCACCGCACCGAGCGGCTTCGAGGGCGAGGGCTTCCCGGTGCGCCGGGCGTTCGCCGGGATCAACTACCGCCATCTCGACCCGTTCATCATGATGGACCAGATGGGTGAGGTGGAGTACGCGCCCGGAGAGCCCAAGGGGACGCCCTGGCACCCGCACCGCGGCTTCGAGACCGTCACCTACATCATCGACGGGATCTTCGACCACCAGGACTCCAACGGCGGTGGCGGCACCATCACCAACGGCGACACCCAGTGGATGACGGCCGGCAGCGGCCTGCTCCACATCGAGGCCCCGCCGGAGCAGCTCGTCATGTCCGGCGGTCTCTTCCACGGCCTCCAGCTGTGGGTGAACCTCCCCGCCAAGGACAAGATGATGGCCCCGCGCTACCAGGACATCCGCAGCGGCAGCGTCCAGCTGCTCACCTCCCCCGACGGCGGCGCGCTGCTGCGCGTCATCGCCGGTGAGCTGGACGGCCACGAGGGCCCCGGCATCACCCACACGCCGATCACCATGGTCCACGCGACGCTCGCGCCGGGCGCCGAGGTCACCCTGCCCTGGCGGGAGGACTTCAACGGCCTCGCGTACGTCATGGCCGGGCGGGGCTCCGTGGGCGCCGAGCGGCGTCCGGTCCACCTCGGGCAGACGGCGGTCTTCGGCGCCGGCGGCTCGCTGACCGTCCGCGCGGACGAGAAGCAGGACTCGCACACCCCGGACCTGGAGGTCGTCCTGCTGGGCGGTCGGCCCATCCGTGAGCCGATGGCCCACTACGGCCCGTTCGTCATGAACACCAAGGACGAGCTGATGCAGGCCTTCGAGGACTTCCAGAAGGGCCGGCTCGGCACGGTCCCGGCCGTGCACGGGATGTCCGAGGCCGGACCGTCCACCGGCGACGACGCCTGA
- a CDS encoding SpoIIE family protein phosphatase codes for MRTGEPLPAVEDVLAALGTGLWHWDTATGLVTVDAVAARLLGLPAAQVTLTEAQVRARLHPVDWNEITGVVRLAVAEGTLAEVRIRIMDDHKHVVRVVRSRSKPSFDSVRRAYVLTGTLQEVTDPMPGTPAGRRAVTGDWRRSREAFLLDAGRALAEARSTQEVLRVAANLSMPGFSPDGLAVFGVEGAHLTIIGHHGHEPGADNPFYMPLDTDYPAAEVVRTGRAVYLSSPEQYKARYPLTWPLAQRFGRQSWAFLPLTASGRTMGAWLAAFAYPVAFTPDERSVLTTVARMLAQALSRAGTAESERALSEGLQRTMLPKLGAGIPGMSIAARYVPTGGGLQVGGDWYDVIPLPNGRFAMVIGDVQGHDVRAAGLMGQLRIALRAYSSEGHRPDAVLSRASRFLHGINEADPAELRFATCLYVEVDPVSGVLEVARAGHPDPVIRMADGTVLARPTAGGLPLGIDPDADYPTTRFVLESGETVLICTDGLIETGGHDLESGWQRLRALLEGHKGTQEELADALVQAVHGPSSHHTTGPLADRREDDIAMMLLSREGEGCGCGAESAPPPARRTMLTVAQAEPERVSVARQQLRELLHDWSSPDQVDSAVLLLSEVLTNVLVHTDTDALLLAEVTGGDDGRRIRIEVTDAGDDLPHVRRPGELASSGRGLVLIELLAHTWGVAPRGRGKSIWFELYETEETGAG; via the coding sequence ATGCGCACTGGTGAGCCGCTGCCCGCCGTGGAGGACGTCCTCGCCGCGCTCGGCACCGGACTCTGGCACTGGGACACCGCAACCGGGCTGGTCACGGTCGACGCAGTGGCGGCACGGCTGCTCGGACTGCCCGCCGCACAGGTCACCCTCACGGAGGCCCAGGTGCGCGCGCGTCTGCACCCCGTCGACTGGAACGAGATCACCGGAGTGGTCCGGCTCGCCGTGGCCGAGGGCACCCTCGCCGAGGTGCGGATCCGGATCATGGACGACCACAAGCACGTCGTCCGGGTGGTGCGCAGCCGCTCCAAGCCCTCCTTCGACAGCGTCCGCAGGGCGTACGTCCTGACCGGGACCCTCCAGGAGGTCACCGACCCCATGCCGGGAACGCCCGCCGGGCGCAGGGCGGTCACCGGCGACTGGCGGCGCTCCCGGGAGGCGTTCCTGCTGGACGCGGGCCGGGCGCTGGCGGAGGCGCGGTCGACGCAGGAGGTGCTGCGGGTCGCGGCCAACCTGTCGATGCCGGGCTTCTCCCCGGACGGACTGGCCGTGTTCGGTGTGGAGGGCGCCCACCTCACGATCATCGGCCACCACGGACACGAGCCCGGTGCGGACAACCCGTTCTACATGCCGCTGGACACGGACTACCCGGCCGCCGAGGTGGTGCGCACGGGACGGGCCGTCTATCTCTCCTCCCCGGAGCAGTACAAGGCCCGCTACCCGCTCACCTGGCCGCTCGCCCAGCGCTTCGGCCGGCAGTCCTGGGCCTTCCTCCCGCTGACCGCCTCCGGCCGCACGATGGGCGCCTGGCTGGCCGCCTTCGCCTATCCGGTCGCGTTCACGCCCGACGAGCGTTCCGTGCTGACCACGGTCGCCCGGATGCTGGCGCAGGCGCTGTCCCGCGCGGGCACGGCGGAGAGCGAGCGGGCGCTGAGCGAGGGGCTGCAGCGCACCATGCTGCCGAAGCTCGGCGCCGGCATCCCCGGCATGAGCATCGCCGCCCGCTACGTCCCCACCGGCGGCGGGCTCCAGGTGGGCGGCGACTGGTACGACGTCATCCCGCTGCCGAACGGCAGGTTCGCGATGGTCATCGGGGACGTCCAGGGCCATGACGTACGGGCGGCCGGGCTGATGGGCCAGCTGCGGATAGCCCTGCGGGCCTACTCCTCCGAGGGGCACCGCCCCGACGCCGTGCTCTCCCGCGCCTCCCGCTTCCTGCACGGGATCAACGAGGCGGACCCTGCGGAGCTGCGCTTCGCGACCTGCCTGTACGTCGAGGTCGACCCGGTGAGCGGAGTGCTGGAGGTGGCCCGCGCCGGGCACCCCGACCCGGTGATCCGGATGGCCGACGGGACGGTGCTGGCCCGGCCGACGGCGGGCGGGCTGCCGCTGGGCATCGACCCGGACGCCGACTACCCCACCACCCGGTTCGTCCTGGAGTCCGGCGAGACCGTGCTGATCTGCACCGACGGGCTGATCGAGACCGGCGGCCACGACCTGGAGAGCGGCTGGCAGCGGCTGCGCGCCCTGCTGGAGGGGCACAAGGGCACTCAGGAGGAGCTGGCCGACGCCCTGGTCCAGGCGGTGCACGGCCCCTCCTCGCACCACACCACCGGCCCGCTCGCCGACCGCCGCGAGGACGACATCGCCATGATGCTGCTGTCCCGGGAGGGCGAAGGCTGCGGCTGCGGCGCCGAGTCGGCGCCGCCCCCGGCGCGCCGCACCATGCTGACGGTGGCCCAGGCCGAGCCCGAACGGGTCTCGGTGGCCCGGCAGCAACTGCGCGAGCTGCTGCACGACTGGTCCTCGCCCGACCAGGTGGACTCGGCGGTGCTGCTGCTGTCGGAGGTGCTCACCAACGTCCTCGTGCACACCGACACCGACGCCCTGCTGCTCGCCGAGGTCACCGGCGGCGACGACGGCCGCCGGATACGCATCGAGGTCACCGACGCCGGTGACGACCTGCCGCATGTGCGCAGGCCCGGCGAGCTCGCCTCCTCGGGACGCGGCCTGGTCCTGATCGAACTCCTCGCCCACACCTGGGGCGTCGCCCCGCGCGGCCGCGGCAAGAGCATCTGGTTCGAGCTGTACGAGACCGAGGAGACCGGCGCCGGCTGA